A single window of Aphidius gifuensis isolate YNYX2018 linkage group LG1, ASM1490517v1, whole genome shotgun sequence DNA harbors:
- the LOC122847748 gene encoding putative adenylate cyclase regulatory protein, protein MLLPVPERIDMEKVCTKWKEACQLAWYDIKEYKCKSSIGRCYDNCLLTQPYLEEILLRCGNYLKELSLSNVCNSSIMPFVGDHCKNLTTLECKFNDDSLIDNADHFVQAFTQLDKLKCIKITVGHNCSKWKFNLSAIIDSFPEEINEIHLFSEPICDLRVRNISMSVRRFGNLQKLTLVGIFLNNINFQEIADLTTLVYLSIGLQSKRHNNHSLFNKLVNLEYIDVKMGTMYYGDNISTEELETIFCTCKNLKHLDIPQCSYTVAGIPLEKWINFQNLQHLGISCHLTPELANTIVKYCKNLKHLRIPNYYGNNTYSLKKLTELENLECLILGSPNYLHEESIIAISNNCKKLKRLEIPDCDIQPAIDDLPLSSPSVLDELSKLQYLEHLNLRRANNLEDSTIIAIANNCKNLKKLDIRDCKTITKTALVALTNLKNLQILNVSYLDNIITNSFIIKLTGLKELDCSYCRKLTNSGIIQFIKNNPDLEFLNVCFIEKITANLITAADKATKNRTNGIILHIRISNPSIIQTSKSKIKSQWLVVGSTR, encoded by the exons ATGCTGCTGCCAGTACCAGAAAGAATAGACATGGAAAaag tttgtaccaaatggaaagaggcatgtcaactagcttggtatgacattaaagaatacaaatgtaaatcatcaattggacgttgTTATGATAACTGTTTGTTGACACAACCATACCTCgaggaaatattattaagatgtggtAATTATCTAAAAGAATTGTCTCTCTCAAATGTTTGTAattcaagtatcatgccatttgttggtgatcactgtaaaaatttaacaaccttggaatgtaaatttaatgatgattctCTAATTGATAATGCTGACCACTTTGTTCAGGCATTTACAcaattggataaattaaaatgcattaaaataaCAGTGGGTCACAACTGCTCGAAATGGAAATTTAATCTCTCTGCAATAATCGATAGTTttccagaagaaattaatgaaattcatttattttctgaaCCTATATGTGATCTTCGAGTACGAAATATTTCCATG tctgTTCGAAGATTCGgaaatcttcaaaaattaacattagtTGGTATCTTCTTGAACAACATAAATTTCCAAGAAATAGCAGACTTAACAACACTTGTTTATCTTAGCATTGGACTACAGAGTAAAAGACACAATAACCATTctctatttaataaacttgttAATTTAGAGTATATCGACGTAAAGATGGGTACTATGTATTATGGGGACAACATCTCAACAGAAGAACTTGagactattttttgtacatgcaaaaatcttaaacatcttgatattccaCAATGTTCTTATACTGTAGCTGGAATTCCTCTTGAGAAATGGATAaactttcaaaatttacaacatCTTGGAATTTCTTGTCATTTAACGCCTGAGTtagcaaatacaattgttaaatactgcaagaatttaaaacatttgagAATACCTAATTACTATGGGAATAATACGTattctttaaaaaagttaacagagttggaaaatcttgaatgtttaatattgGGTAGTCCGAATTATCTCCATGAGGAATCAATAAtcgcaatttcaaacaattgtaaaaaacttaaacgcTTGGAAATTCCTGATTGCGATATACAACCAGCTATTGATGATCTCCCACTATCTTCTCCGTCTGTTCTTGATGAGTTATCGAAATtgcaatatcttgaacatctaAATTTACGTAGAGCAAACAATCTTGAAGATAGtacaattattgctattgctaataattgtaaaaacctaaaaaaattagatatccGAGATTGCAAAACTATTACTAAAACAGCTCTTGTTGCTTTaacaaacttgaaaaatttacaaatacttAATGTAAGTTatcttgataatataataaccaACAGCTTCATTATCAAATTGACAGGCTTAAAAGAATTGGATTGTTCTTATTGCCGAAAACTTACTAATTCcggtattattcaatttataaaaaataatccagatcttgAATTTCTTAATGTCTGCTTTATTGAAAAGATTACAGCTAACTTGATTACTGCTGCTGATaaggcaactaaaaatcgtacaaatggtataATTTTACACATACGAATATCTAATCCGTCAATAATACAAACATCtaagtcaaaaattaaatctcaatggttaGTTGTTGGATCTACacgttaa
- the LOC122848096 gene encoding F-box/LRR-repeat protein 2-like: protein MGTAYCADNISTEELETIFCTCKNLKHLDIPRGPYTVAEIPLEKWINFQNLQHLGISCHLKPGFANAIVKYCKNLKHLRIYYSYGIINNALTKLTELENLECLILDGPIDLYDESIIAISNNCQKLKRLEIAECMIVSAIDDVPLSSPSVLDELSKLQYLEHLNLRLVEKLKDSTIIAIANNCENLKCLDIRECTAITEKALVALTNLKNLQILNVSFLDDIITNSFIIKLKGLRKLYCEACDKVTDAGIIQFIKNNPDLEFLNVCSIDTIRTNLIIGADQATKNRTNGIILHIRISDASILQASKSIIKSQWLVVGCKDVPYF, encoded by the coding sequence ATGGGTACTGCGTATTGTGCGGACAACATCTCAACAGAAGAACTTGagactattttttgtacatgcaaaaatctaaaacatcttgatattccaCGAGGTCCTTATACTGTAGCTGAAATTCCTCTTGAGAAATGGATAaactttcaaaatttacaacatCTTGGAATTTCTTGTCATTTAAAGCCTGGCTTCGCAaatgcaattgttaaatattgcaagaatttaaaacatttgagAATATATTATTCTTATGGCATTATAAACAATGCTTTAACGAAGTTGACAGAAttggaaaatcttgaatgtttaatattgGATGGTCCGATTGATCTCTATGATGAATCAATAATCGctatttcaaacaattgtcaaaaacttaaacgtttagaaATTGCTGAATGCATGATAGTATCAGCTATTGATGATGTCCCACTGTCTTCTCCATCTGTTCttgatgagttatcaaaattgcaatatcttgaacatttaaatttacgtCTTGTAGAAAAGCTTAAAGATAGtacaattattgctattgctaataattgtgAAAACCTAAAATGTTTAGATATCCGAGAGTGCACAGCTATTACTGAAAAAGCTCTTGTTGCTTTaacaaacttgaaaaatttacaaatacttAATGTAAGTTTTCTTGATGATATAATTACCAACagctttattatcaaattaaaaggaTTAAGAAAATTGTATTGTGAAGCTTGTGATAAAGTTACTGATGCTGGTATTAttcagtttataaaaaataatccagatcttgAATTTCTTAATGTCTGCTCTATTGATACGATTAGAACTAACTTGATTATTGGtgctgatcaggcaactaaaaatcgtacaaatggtatcatTTTACACATACGAATATCTGATGCGTCGATATTACAAGCTTCtaagtcaataattaaatctcaatggCTGGTTGTTGGCTGTAAGGATGTGCCatacttttaa
- the LOC122847747 gene encoding uncharacterized protein LOC122847747, whose product MNTKKICVETDQATSVETDGDRKVVINSLDYDSLAKIISLLPIPERIDMEEVCTKWKEACQLAWYDIKKYKCKSSIGRSYDNLLLTQSYLEKILLRCSNYLMELSLSNVCDSSIMPFIGNHCKNLTTLECEFYDNTLINNADHFVQAFTQLDKLKCIKITVTHINWSKTINLSAIIDSLPEDINEIHLFSKPPFWNQKGQNISMCFQTVQRFRNLKKLTSVGFCLDSINLQEIADITTLVYLHIGLYDKHANFPSFNKLVNLEYIDLTMSAKYEAKNLSTIEVNTIICTCKNLKHLDIPSGHYDLDEIPLAKWINFKNLEYLGIYCNIMPDLANTIVKYCKNLKHLKISPNDSTMNETALKKLTELENLESLIFLPCTKLSEGSIIAISNNCKKLKRLEISQCIIVSPIDGEPLSSSSVLDELSKLQYLEHLNLSFAKNLGASTIIAIANNCKNLKSLNIQGKSSHITDTTLVALTNMKNLEKLNVGHDISDSFIIRLRGLKEFDCSYCDELTDVGIIQFIKNNPDLEKIDLFAITDLTSDLVIAADLATKNRTNGIILHMRISDGSIIKASKSIIKSQWLVVEYCFS is encoded by the exons atgaatacaaaaaaaatatgtgttgaGACAGACCAAGCAACCTCTGTTGAGACTGATGGTGATCGAAAAGTTGTCATCAACTCACTGGACTACGACTCATTAGCAAAAATCATCTCGCTGCTGCCAATACCAGAGAGGATAGACATGGAAGAAg tttgtaccaaatggaaagaggcatgccaactagcttggtatgacattaaaaaatacaaatgtaaatcatcaattggacgttcTTATGATAACCTTTTGTTGACACAATCTTACctcgaaaaaatattattaagatgtaGTAATTATCTAATGGAATTGTCTCTCTCAAATGTTTGTGattcaagtatcatgccaTTTATTGGTaatcactgtaaaaatttgaCAACCTTGGAATgtgaattttatgataataccttaattaataatgctgATCATtttgttcaagcatttacacagttggataaattgaaatgCATCAAAATAACGGTGACTCACATTAACTGGAGTAAGACAATTAATCTCTCTGCAATAATTGATAGTCTTCCAGAAGacattaatgaaattcatttattttctaaaccaCCTTTTTGGAATCAAAAAGGACAAAATATTTCTATG TGTTTTCAGACCGTTCAAAGATTCAGAAATctcaaaaaattaacatcagTTGGCTTCTGTTTAGACAGTATAAACCTTCAAGAAATAGCAGACATAACAACACTTGTTTATCTTCACATTGGATTATATGATAAACACGCAAACTTTCCTTCATTTAATAAACTCGTTAATTTAGAATACATCGACTTAACAATGAGTGCAAAGTATGAAGCGAAGAACCTTTCTACAATAGAAGTTAATACTATTATTtgtacatgcaaaaatctaaaacatcttgatattccaTCGGGGCATTATGATCTAGATGAAATTCCTCTTGCGAAatggataaattttaaaaacttggaatatcttggtatttattgtaatataatgCCTGACTtagcaaatacaattgttaaatattgcaagaatttaaaacaCTTAAAGATAAGTCCTAATGACTCGACCATGAATGAAACTGCTTTAAAGAAGCTAACAGAGTTGGAAAATCTTGAAAGTTTAATATTTCTCCCTTGTACTAAGCTGAGTGAAGGatcaataattgcaatttcaaacaattgtaaaaaacttaaacgtttagaaATTTCTCAATGTATTATAGTATCACCTATTGATGGTGAGCCACTTTCTTCTTCATCTGTTCttgatgagttatcaaaattacaatatctgGAACATCTAAATTTAAGTTTTGCAAAAAATCTTGGAGCCAGtacaattattgctattgctaataattgtaaaaacctaaaaagtttaaatattcaGGGTAAAAGTAGTCATATTACTGATACAACTCTCGTTGCTTTAacaaacatgaaaaatttagaaaaactgAACGTAGGCCATGATATTTCAGACAGCTTCATTATCAGATTAAGAGGATTAAAAGAATTCGATTGTTCTTATTGCGACGAACTTACAGATGttggtattattcaatttataaaaaataacccagatCTTGAAAAGATTGATCTTTTCGCTATTACTGATTTGACAAGTGACTTGGTTATTGCTGCTGATctggcaactaaaaatcgtacaaatggtatcatTTTACATATGAGAATAAGCGATGGGTCAATAATCAAAGCTTCtaagtcaataattaaatctcaatggttggttgttgaatattgtttttcttaa